The genomic DNA CAGGTGGCCTGCATGACCGGGACCTGGGCTTTGTCCGCTTCGGCTGGCGTGACTACGACACCTTCACCGGCAGGTGGACCGCGCCCGATCCCATCGGGGACAGGGGCGGCGATCCGGACTGGTATGGGTATTGTTTGGATGATCCGGTGAACGCCAACGATCCGACAGGGCTGCTGCCGTTTCTTCTGCCCTTTGCGGCAGGCATGGCAGGCGCGACCGCCATTGGTGCCACCGGATCGTACCTGGCGGCCAAGGCTGCGGATTGGTTCGGCAAGAAGACCGACAAGGATTACGGCAAGGACAAGCCCACGGCCACCGAAGGCGTCCATGATGCCATGGACAAGGTGATCGGGATCAATTCCGGCATTGTCGGCGCGGCAGGTGCGGCAAAGGCGGCTACTGCGGCAGCGGCTACTGCGATGCAGCATCCGGATAAGTTGGCAGCGGGCTCGAAAGCGGCAGCAGACTTCGCCTCCGGTGCTTTGGAGCCGGGACCGCCTCCTGCGTCTTGGCCTGGCTATTGGGGCAGCGGGACACGTAAAGCGTATGATGAGTATAACGATTGGAGAAAGAAGAAATAATGCGAGTGAAAGTGTCTGAAATAGGTCTGGGGCTGACCCTGGTTGCAGCAGGAACGTTTGGATTATTGAATGGAACTATGCACCATTACGATGTCTCTATTATGTATCCGAAGCTGTTCGCATGGATGCTCATTGGGGTTGGAATAGCCGTCCCCGTTTTGGCCTGGTTTTTACGCTCCCCCTCACGTAGCAATCCGAAAGATAAATAAAAAAGTCGCCCTACCGAGATCTCGATAGAGCGGCTTGCATTTTGCCGTGTCGGGACGTTAGCAAGGCGTTCGTCTTTTCCCCCTTTCCGTTAGAGCGCAGCCTGAAAGGCCCCATGGGGGAGCAGCCATGTCCCTATCTTTTGCTTACGACAGTTTGTAGACCTGTTTCACCTTGGGCGTTCCCTCAACGCAGGCAAAAACGATCTCGGCGAAGCGGGTTAATGGGTTCTGGATCAGGAAAAGCCGTCGGACGCCGCACCTGCGGGTAAAGGTGTCGGTTACGGCGAACGGTGTCCGAAAACAACGAAAAAGCGCCTGTCCTTCAAAAGAAGGACAGGCGCTCATGCCGTTCAGGGCGTAGTTCGCGAACTACCAGCGGGGGCGTTCTTCGCGGGGTTTGGCTTCGTTGACCTTCAGATTGCGGCCACCGAATTCCTTGCCGTCGAGAGCCGCGATGGCTTCCCGAGCGCCGGCATCGTCCATTTCCACAAAACCAAAGCCACGGGGACGACCGGTTTCACGATCTTCGACCAGCTTGACAGAAGTGACTTCGCCAAACGCTTCGAAGGCGGTACGCACTTCGGCTTCAGTAGAGGTCCAGGACAGGTTGCCGACATAAAGCTTCTTAGACATGCAAATTCTCCAAAATAATGAGGATGTATGGCGCCCGTGCGCCGAAAAAAGGGAGCCGCGTACAAGATGCGTACACGGCTCCTCGATAGACTTGTAAACTTAAAACCAGCGCTGGCCACAATTTGACCGCGCCTTCACGGGTGCGGCTGGTGCAAGGTGCATTAATCGACTATTTATTGCTTCAAGTCAAGCCATATTCAATAAAAATAAAAATATTTATAAAAAATATCCAAACCCAGGAAAGCGGCTCAGGTCCCCCGGGATGTTTCACGAGGGGGAGACGGTGGCCCGTGGCCGGAAAGTTCCTGCGACGGGCGTCTTCGGGGATCGAAAAAGACCTCAACAACGGCGAAAGGACCGAGGCATCGCGACCCTCCCGGGCACGGGGCCCGGTACGCCCACCGGGCACGCTCAACTCAAACCGACCTCAGTGAAGCGTTCGTCGGCTTGCAGGTTGTCGAAGAACGAAACATGGTGCCGCTTGTTGTTCATCCTCAGGCTCAGATTCGCCCGGCATCTCCCCGTATTGGGCTGGCGGGAGACGCTACGCTCGATGATCTCGCCCTGTTCCCCATGGATTCGATCCATCACTTCGTCGAGCAAGGCGAGGTCGCCCGTCCATTCGAGTCGCAGCGAAAAGAAGTGGTCCCCACGGATCGGAAGGCGATGGAGCGCGTACAGGGCGACCAGGACCAGCATGGTCAGCGGAACGGCGATGACGTATTCCCCCAGACCGACCGTCACACCGATGGCCGAAACAACCCAGATGGACGCGGCGGTCGTCAATCCGCGCACGAAATCCTGACTCTTCACTATGGTTCCGGCCCCGAGAAAACCGATGCCCGTGATGACGCCTGCCGCCGTGCGGGCGGGATCCATGCGGATGGCCGACTCCGCATCCATGTTCATTTCCATGGAAAGCTTCTGGAACGTCACAATGATGGCCGCAGACCCCATGCACACCAGAATGTTTGTCCGCAGTCCCGCAGCCCGTCCGCGCACCTGACGTTCCAACCCGACCAAACCGCCCAAGACCATGGCCACCAGTAAGCGGGCGACGAAAATCCAATCGTTGCTGATGATATCCATTATATATGACATGAAACCTCTCGCTTTTCCTCGCCGACGACGCCACGGCCAAAGGGCTCCCTGGTGGTTGCAACGCAACCCCGGAACCATGCCGTGGCCGCCTTCCCGAAGGGGAACCGGCACTTCTACCCATATGCCCCCGCACGGAGTCTGTCATCTTGAAAAAACAGCGTTTCAGCCAACATACGCCGGAAAAACAGCCGCCAGAGGAAATACATCGGCTGCCCGCCGTTTTTGGGCCGTGATTTGGAGATTGTCGTCGGATCCGCACGCCGCCCGATGGATCATATGAATATCCTCTATACCACTGTTGACCTGTCGCCGGGCGGGAAGATCTCCGATGACATGGAAATCCCGGATTGCTACGCTTACCATGCAGGCACGACGACGATCACGTCCGGGACGCCTCAATACGGGCAGCCCACGAGAATATACGGGCACAAGGAAGATTTTCGAACAAGATAGACGTCACCGGCTTGTCGGGAATCAGCTTGCAGGATCATGTTTCGGTCTCCCCGTCCCTGGAATTTTCCGGGGCAGAGAGCACAAGCAAGGCGGTCGATATCGACTTCAAAATCGGCCTGGGTTTCTCCGCCGGCGGCGACAAAGGAAAAGGCAAGGCGTCCGGGGGCTTTTCCCATTCCTCAAAGCAGGAGGACTCCAAGTCCGAGACAACATCGACCACTCACTCCTTCACCCGGAATGTAACTTACACGGCGTCCCTGAACATCGATTTCCAGAAGGGCACGAAATATCTGGCCCGGATAAGCGCCCAAATGCGGCCCGTCACTAGACCCTTCACGGCGACAGGCACGCTGTCCCTGCCGGGCGGCAAGACCTTGTCGCGTGAACTGAACGGGACCTGGAAGGGGTCTGAATTCATGCAGAGCAAGATCGAGCTTGTCGATTCCTAGGCCCGACCTTCCCACGCACCGGCAGGCGGCCCCGGATTCGCTCCGGCGGCCGCCTTTTCATTGCGCCACGCGGAAATCAACCCCAGATCTTCTCGGGCATGTATGGGTGGGTGCCCTCGACGACTTCCAGGCCGGACTTGGCCTGGATCTTGGTGATCACGTCGTCGGCGTGAGTACAATGGTCCGACAGACACGGGCCGATGTGTACCACGGTGGGCTGCTCCTTCAGGGGGACATTCCAGAGCTTGACCTGGGCCAGCCGCTGGACGATGGACGCGCCCGGACAGCCGCCGCAGTTGAGAATGCCCAGGACCTCGGCCTCTTTGCCCGCATAGCGCGCGAACTGGCCCTCGCGCCGGTTGAAGGCCACCAGGCAGCGGGAACAGCCGATACAGACGTCGTCCATGGTGTTGCGGCATCCGATGATAAGAATCTTTTCCATACGAACCTCCTGTGGGTAATCATCCTTCCTGCTTGTTTCATTTCGACGCATGAGTCAATATTCATACCTTACCGCGCGCCAACTCCTTTTCCTCGCTCCATCCGGGGTTGCCCAACCCGGCTTTTAGCACCGGTTCACGACCGTTCCCCCGGCATTGGGCGTCTACATGGGGCAAAGCTCCGGGGGCGAGAGCATCAGGCGGGGCCGGGTCAACTCCCGGCGGCCTCGTTTCGGCCTGCGCGCCGCAGGCGGACGGCGGATAGGGGGGGCAGTGGAACCGCCGGTTCCGTCGTGATTTTCGGGAGGATGTGCAACCATGTGCAATACTTGAAAGGAGTGGCAAGTTGTGGTGGACTGTACAGCATGTCGGTGCTAGGTTTCATCCCCCGGCAAGATTGGAGGTCTTTCCATGTTTGGTTTCTTCACCAATTATAAAAAAGCGGCCATGAAGTTTCTTTCCCAGCATCAGGTTGGCCAACGACTTTTCTCCACCGGCGACGGCGGACGGAAAATGCGTTTCCTACGCGAAAAGGGCTATGTGATCTCCGAGCGGGTCTCGGAGAATCGCTGGGTCCATGAAATCGTGAAAAAGCCCTAGCCCCTTCCGGCGGGCGGGCCGACTCTTCGGCCGGTCCCGTTCCCCTCTTCTCCCCTTTCCGCCCGGTGCCCCCTTGATCCGCCCTTCTCCCTGATGGGAGTAGGGTCCGATTTTCTTGTTCCCGAGCGATTCTCCTCTTTTTTCACGCCCTGCCGACGGGTATGTGAACTCCCTCGCAAAGCCCTTGCCAGCCTTGGCCTGGCCCCTTGTCATGAGAACGATTTTCAAACAACCCACTCAACTGGTTCCTGTTTTATTTCAGGCTGTTGAATGGTGTTTGAGAACTATTCCCATCTCGTATTTTATGCTTGACGAATCCCTGACATCTAACATACCGGGCAAGTAGGTATTAATACCTCGTAGTTGAGTAGGTATTTTAACCTACCCAACCGGGGGAATTTAAGACCGGATATTTGCGCGGCGGGAAATGCCGCGTTTGGGGGCCGGAGGTTCCCGCAAACGGGACCAGGGGGAACGGGCCGAGGAGGCCGGTTCATTGCCATCAACGCTTTTGAGAAAGGGATCGACACATGGCAAACGGTAAACGGATATTGCGATTGACCGTCATCGTGATCGCGCTGGCCGGTGTGCTCGGCTTCCAGTTGGAAGCCATGGGCATGCTCCACACGGCGGACCAGGCCGCCGGGCGACCTGACGTGATCAAGATCGACACCATCGCCAGACTGGAGACACTGGAGCAACCCGCGGCCGTGTTCCGGCACGACGCGCATACCAAGGCCCTGAAGGATCAGGGCATGAGCTGCGAATCCTGTCACAGGAAGGACGAAAAGGGCAACCTGATCCTGGCCTTCGACCGGCGGGAAGGCGAAGCGTCCCCGGAGACGACCGCGTCCGGGCTCAAGGATCTCTACCACAACGGCTGTATTTCCTGCCACGTCGCCAGCGAGGAAAAGGGCTTCAAGTCCGGCCCCAAGGCGGGCGAATGTCGCAGCTGTCACCAGGAGCGGCCCGAGGCCGCCGACCGGGTCGCGGCGGGCATGGACAACGCGCTTCACTTCGTCCACTGGAATTCCCAGCTCATCCCGGCCGACGCGGGCAAGGACACCAACTGCGGCGCATGCCACAAGAAGGCGGGCGAAGAGGACAGTTGGCGCTTCTCCGAGACGGCCAAGACCGAGCCCCTCAAGGACGTCTTCCACAACCAGTGCGTGACTTGCCATGAAACCTACATAGAAAAGAAGGCCGACCGCTCCGGCCCGGTGCAGTGCGCCGGTTGCCACGGCGAGAAGCAGACCGCCGAACGCGCGGTCGAGCTGGCCAAGAACCTGAAGGCCATGGGCGGCACCCTGCCGCGCCTGCCGCGCAAGCAGCCCGACGCCGTACTCCTGGCCCCCGAGACCAAGCCCGGGGCCGCCGCCGAAAAGCCGTCCGGCATGGCGCCGGTGGCCTTCGACCACAAACTCCACGAGGCCGAGACCGCGTCCTGCCTGACCTGCCACAAGGACGGCGTCAACGCCAAGCTGAATACCTCCTTCGACGCCCTGCACGATGTGAGCGACCCGGCCACCTGCGTGGGCTGCCATGCCCAGGCGCAGAAGAAGCCCGAATGCGCGGGCTGCCATGACGCCCGTCCGGCCGCCGAGGCCCTGTCCAAGGACTCTTGCGCCACCTGCCACAACGCGGGCGCGGGCAAGTCCGTGCTTCCGCTCATGGCGAGCGCGCCCCTGAATCCCGCCGCCATGTCCAAGGAAGAGCGGGCGGC from Desulfovibrio sp. Huiquan2017 includes the following:
- a CDS encoding RHS repeat-associated core domain-containing protein; translation: VGSLRVVADADGDVIKEVLYDPFGGIIEDTNPGLRAGIGFAGGLHDRDLGFVRFGWRDYDTFTGRWTAPDPIGDRGGDPDWYGYCLDDPVNANDPTGLLPFLLPFAAGMAGATAIGATGSYLAAKAADWFGKKTDKDYGKDKPTATEGVHDAMDKVIGINSGIVGAAGAAKAATAAAATAMQHPDKLAAGSKAAADFASGALEPGPPPASWPGYWGSGTRKAYDEYNDWRKKK
- a CDS encoding RNA-binding protein, translating into MSKKLYVGNLSWTSTEAEVRTAFEAFGEVTSVKLVEDRETGRPRGFGFVEMDDAGAREAIAALDGKEFGGRNLKVNEAKPREERPRW
- a CDS encoding MgtC/SapB family protein, whose translation is MSYIMDIISNDWIFVARLLVAMVLGGLVGLERQVRGRAAGLRTNILVCMGSAAIIVTFQKLSMEMNMDAESAIRMDPARTAAGVITGIGFLGAGTIVKSQDFVRGLTTAASIWVVSAIGVTVGLGEYVIAVPLTMLVLVALYALHRLPIRGDHFFSLRLEWTGDLALLDEVMDRIHGEQGEIIERSVSRQPNTGRCRANLSLRMNNKRHHVSFFDNLQADERFTEVGLS
- a CDS encoding CGGC domain-containing protein — its product is MEKILIIGCRNTMDDVCIGCSRCLVAFNRREGQFARYAGKEAEVLGILNCGGCPGASIVQRLAQVKLWNVPLKEQPTVVHIGPCLSDHCTHADDVITKIQAKSGLEVVEGTHPYMPEKIWG
- the hmcA gene encoding sulfate respiration complex hexadecaheme cytochrome HmcA, encoding MANGKRILRLTVIVIALAGVLGFQLEAMGMLHTADQAAGRPDVIKIDTIARLETLEQPAAVFRHDAHTKALKDQGMSCESCHRKDEKGNLILAFDRREGEASPETTASGLKDLYHNGCISCHVASEEKGFKSGPKAGECRSCHQERPEAADRVAAGMDNALHFVHWNSQLIPADAGKDTNCGACHKKAGEEDSWRFSETAKTEPLKDVFHNQCVTCHETYIEKKADRSGPVQCAGCHGEKQTAERAVELAKNLKAMGGTLPRLPRKQPDAVLLAPETKPGAAAEKPSGMAPVAFDHKLHEAETASCLTCHKDGVNAKLNTSFDALHDVSDPATCVGCHAQAQKKPECAGCHDARPAAEALSKDSCATCHNAGAGKSVLPLMASAPLNPAAMSKEERAAEAARVIADRSETQAMVAEKDIPEFVNIGALADQYQPSKMPHRKIVMSLYKGMRGSKLAATFHATPEAVCAGCHHNAPATLTPPKCASCHGKAFESEGRPGLKAAYHGQCMNCHKEMKLEKPAATNCVACHEKKTN